From the genome of Candidatus Electrothrix communis, one region includes:
- a CDS encoding tetratricopeptide repeat protein has product MSEDCHYNILTRYSDVLEKMGPDSTEQEILDALAVRDALQTTLADKEGTKHFGTLLSEANALDQRLRGLGDLIAAKLDLPSLRIGRRPDKEAWWWQFEPAKIVSRWDRFDWLWNSIMAGALALTASFMMQIFQALSVGGLSWGETFATIAQGGGLALVGSGALTDSGNKRVTQILSKLGIKGIYMAETLCAIALIMLAIVYTTHNRLPDYFYEKGEKYYEKSDLTDAAFKFQQGLQIAPDNSKFNLELGRVYESMGNLDAALAQYKIAAETGDPDGLNNLGRVLLFWVDPLLQKRKLVLAESYLRMALQRAKTDEFKKMSAVNKDHDLPELLYQTHRNLGWALLEQKKYKKAEPYLRHAVEWDKKITRDQIGGGMGYCLLSETYRHMGQPTLADENWQECLTKARPETVFEYKWFMDIQQGNAADRIFTSSIVGGVTEDEFKKFLTSKPAAPQKRAASDEVPETKEEKK; this is encoded by the coding sequence ATGAGTGAAGATTGTCATTACAATATATTAACGCGTTATTCTGATGTATTAGAAAAAATGGGGCCGGACTCCACGGAACAGGAGATACTTGATGCTCTAGCCGTCCGCGACGCTTTACAGACGACTTTGGCAGATAAGGAGGGAACAAAACATTTTGGAACCTTGCTCTCCGAGGCAAACGCATTGGACCAAAGGTTACGAGGCTTGGGAGATCTGATCGCCGCCAAGCTTGACCTGCCCAGCTTGAGGATTGGACGGCGCCCGGACAAGGAAGCCTGGTGGTGGCAGTTTGAACCAGCAAAGATTGTCAGCAGATGGGATCGGTTTGACTGGCTCTGGAACAGCATTATGGCTGGAGCCTTGGCGCTTACCGCCAGCTTTATGATGCAAATATTTCAAGCTCTGTCCGTTGGTGGATTAAGCTGGGGAGAAACCTTTGCCACTATTGCCCAAGGTGGTGGGCTGGCCTTGGTAGGTAGCGGTGCTCTGACAGATAGCGGTAATAAACGGGTGACTCAAATTCTCTCCAAGCTCGGCATTAAAGGGATATATATGGCCGAGACGCTCTGTGCCATTGCATTGATCATGCTTGCAATTGTGTATACAACCCATAATAGGTTACCTGATTATTTTTATGAAAAAGGTGAAAAATATTATGAAAAAAGCGACCTTACAGATGCAGCTTTTAAATTTCAACAAGGTTTACAGATAGCACCTGACAACAGCAAGTTCAACCTGGAACTTGGTAGAGTATATGAATCCATGGGAAATCTGGATGCAGCCTTGGCCCAGTACAAAATCGCCGCTGAAACCGGCGATCCTGATGGGTTGAATAATCTCGGTCGGGTTCTGCTTTTTTGGGTAGACCCGCTTCTGCAAAAGCGAAAACTTGTCTTGGCGGAATCCTACCTTCGAATGGCCTTACAAAGAGCAAAAACAGATGAGTTCAAAAAAATGAGCGCTGTGAACAAAGACCACGACCTGCCGGAGCTCTTATATCAAACTCATCGGAATCTCGGCTGGGCTTTATTAGAGCAGAAAAAATACAAAAAGGCCGAACCCTACCTGCGTCATGCGGTAGAGTGGGATAAAAAAATTACCCGTGACCAGATCGGTGGCGGTATGGGCTATTGCCTGCTCAGCGAAACATACCGACACATGGGACAACCAACACTAGCAGATGAAAATTGGCAGGAATGCCTGACAAAGGCCCGACCTGAGACTGTGTTTGAGTATAAATGGTTTATGGATATTCAACAAGGCAATGCGGCTGATCGTATCTTCACAAGCTCAATCGTCGGAGGAGTGACCGAGGACGAATTTAAAAAATTTCTGACCAGCAAACCAGCGGCTCCCCAAAAAAGAGCCGCATCGGACGAAGTGCCTGAAACTAAGGAAGAAAAAAAATGA
- a CDS encoding DUF4255 domain-containing protein, producing the protein MIDTSITVIADRLNQYLKNAFELTEDVVVVSNILEQDGSLAPHVDNKVVVFLVNIEKDSSVGNRSEQRYAGAIRNPSGYPPLRLNLYLMFAASFGGKNYPESLKFISNTISFFQRSPVFDHQTTPELDRRVDKLVLDMENISFRDLSSLWGVLSGKYLPSVLYKVRMLTFDSSDIIGAIPSLRDTDSSVQRK; encoded by the coding sequence ATGATAGACACCTCTATTACAGTCATTGCTGATCGTTTGAATCAATATCTGAAAAATGCATTCGAGCTGACCGAAGACGTCGTTGTTGTCTCCAATATTTTAGAGCAGGATGGCTCCCTTGCTCCTCATGTAGACAATAAGGTTGTCGTCTTCCTCGTAAACATTGAAAAAGACAGCTCTGTCGGAAACCGATCTGAACAAAGATATGCCGGGGCTATCCGTAACCCCTCAGGTTATCCGCCACTTCGTCTTAATCTTTACCTCATGTTCGCTGCCAGCTTTGGCGGAAAAAACTACCCGGAGTCTCTAAAGTTTATATCCAACACAATCTCATTTTTTCAACGGAGCCCGGTCTTTGATCATCAAACCACCCCTGAGCTGGACAGGAGAGTTGATAAATTGGTCCTGGATATGGAAAACATTTCCTTCAGAGACTTGAGTAGTTTATGGGGGGTCTTGAGCGGCAAATATCTTCCTTCAGTCCTGTACAAGGTACGGATGCTGACCTTTGATTCCAGTGATATCATAGGGGCAATACCTTCTCTCCGTGATACAGACAGTTCTGTTCAGAGAAAATAA
- a CDS encoding phage tail sheath C-terminal domain-containing protein produces the protein MGTMKTPGVYIVEKNAFPNSVVEVATAIPAFIGYTELADNKGKPLLNQAWRITSMAEFVSYYGGPPLPIFSLSEPGASSASSPAQSDTKKDKASSDKADTSGSAASSSSSAGSGKEVPSNFSMNINRKTRNFSFSQISGPDGGKYLLYRSMQLFFQNGGSTCYIVSVGDYTQDVEADKLRAGIQELLKEQEPTIVVTPDAVLLDQKNCISVQQAALALCGGKMRNRITILDIYDGWKARQHPDGDCIDQFRNALGINFLDFATAYYPWLNTTIVQDNELSYRNFRDKKELMRLIREEIGLPEKSSDDASIKEQQLNHAVDSISYTEEEWQKQIAEETGKEASDIIEDEVEQHRNLLNKSLIAMSPAFNSLLTEMKSQLNLLPPAAAMAGIYTMVDNTRGVWKAPANVSLNAVASPTVNITHDDQEDLNVTTQGKSINAIRPFIGEGTLVWGARTLDGNSLDWRYIQVRRTMIMLEESIRLAAKAYVFENNTANTWVTIKSMIDNFLNGIWKRGGLAGSVPADAFSVHVGLGDTMTPEDILEGIMRITVLVALIRPAEFIEITFQQQMQKS, from the coding sequence ATGGGCACGATGAAAACCCCAGGGGTTTATATTGTAGAAAAAAACGCCTTTCCTAACTCAGTCGTCGAGGTTGCGACTGCGATACCGGCCTTTATCGGCTACACAGAACTTGCTGATAACAAAGGGAAACCCCTGTTAAATCAGGCATGGCGAATTACCTCAATGGCTGAGTTTGTCAGCTATTACGGCGGGCCACCGCTGCCTATATTCTCCCTTTCAGAACCAGGGGCTTCCTCGGCCTCCTCTCCAGCTCAATCAGATACTAAGAAGGATAAGGCCTCTTCTGACAAGGCAGACACCTCGGGGAGCGCAGCATCTTCGTCAAGCTCAGCCGGTTCTGGTAAGGAAGTTCCCAGCAACTTTTCCATGAACATCAACAGAAAAACGAGAAATTTTTCCTTCTCACAGATTTCTGGCCCAGACGGGGGGAAGTACCTGCTGTACCGTTCCATGCAGTTATTTTTCCAGAACGGTGGAAGCACTTGTTACATCGTATCAGTAGGAGATTACACCCAGGATGTGGAGGCGGATAAGTTACGGGCTGGCATTCAGGAACTGCTCAAGGAACAGGAGCCCACCATAGTGGTGACTCCAGATGCAGTTCTCTTGGATCAGAAGAACTGTATTTCCGTCCAACAGGCCGCGCTTGCCCTGTGCGGCGGCAAGATGCGAAATCGAATCACCATCCTGGATATCTATGACGGTTGGAAGGCCCGGCAGCACCCGGATGGCGACTGTATAGATCAGTTCCGGAATGCCCTTGGGATCAACTTTCTTGATTTTGCCACAGCCTATTATCCCTGGCTCAACACCACTATTGTCCAGGATAATGAGCTCAGCTACCGTAATTTCAGAGATAAAAAAGAGCTGATGCGGCTGATCAGAGAGGAAATCGGCCTGCCCGAAAAATCCTCGGATGATGCCTCCATCAAAGAACAACAACTCAACCATGCCGTTGACTCCATCAGCTATACCGAGGAAGAATGGCAAAAACAGATTGCCGAAGAAACTGGCAAAGAGGCCTCTGATATTATAGAAGACGAGGTGGAACAGCACAGGAACCTGCTGAATAAGAGCCTGATCGCCATGAGCCCGGCCTTTAACAGCCTCCTGACGGAGATGAAGAGTCAACTGAATCTTCTCCCCCCTGCTGCGGCTATGGCTGGCATTTACACTATGGTCGATAATACCCGAGGGGTGTGGAAGGCACCGGCCAATGTCAGCCTCAATGCCGTGGCCTCGCCTACCGTCAATATCACTCACGATGATCAGGAAGATCTCAACGTCACCACCCAGGGAAAATCCATCAATGCTATCCGACCTTTTATCGGCGAAGGGACCTTAGTCTGGGGAGCCCGAACCTTAGATGGAAATAGCCTGGATTGGCGCTATATTCAGGTACGACGAACCATGATTATGCTTGAAGAGTCCATTCGACTTGCTGCCAAGGCCTATGTGTTTGAGAACAACACCGCCAACACTTGGGTAACCATAAAAAGCATGATTGACAACTTTCTCAACGGTATCTGGAAGCGAGGCGGGCTGGCTGGCTCCGTTCCTGCGGATGCCTTCAGCGTCCATGTCGGCTTGGGCGACACCATGACTCCGGAAGATATCCTAGAGGGGATTATGCGGATCACCGTGCTGGTTGCCCTGATAAGACCGGCTGAATTTATTGAAATCACCTTCCAGCAGCAGATGCAGAAGTCCTGA
- a CDS encoding phage tail protein, whose product MAGEEQATDAKAEWPLPKFHFSVKWGDQEMSFQEVSGLDVEAQPIEYRAGDSPVFSTINMPGLKKYGNVTMKKGIFKSDNKFWDWFDKIKMNTIERIAVTISLLDEANSPTMVWTLANAWPAKISGTDLKSDGNEVAVESIEISHEGITIANG is encoded by the coding sequence ATGGCAGGAGAAGAACAAGCTACGGATGCCAAAGCTGAATGGCCGTTGCCAAAGTTTCACTTTAGTGTCAAGTGGGGCGATCAGGAAATGTCCTTTCAGGAGGTTTCCGGTCTTGATGTTGAGGCCCAGCCCATTGAATATCGGGCCGGAGACAGCCCGGTTTTTTCGACTATAAATATGCCGGGACTTAAGAAGTATGGCAATGTAACCATGAAAAAGGGGATATTTAAGTCCGACAATAAGTTTTGGGATTGGTTTGATAAAATCAAGATGAACACTATTGAAAGGATTGCTGTGACCATCAGTCTGCTTGATGAAGCAAACAGCCCCACAATGGTTTGGACTTTGGCCAATGCCTGGCCCGCCAAGATCTCCGGCACAGATCTGAAATCCGACGGAAATGAGGTAGCGGTTGAAAGCATTGAAATCTCCCATGAGGGGATAACCATAGCAAATGGATAA
- a CDS encoding phage tail protein: MTDKNSQYPPVAFYFSVYINGIRRDAGDNSFQEVSGLNVELETEDVAEGGENRFVHNLPKQIKHPKLVLKRGIAEKKSPLVAWCMEVLESDFATSFSPKDIRVYLLGRNGGKDALRGWSMDNAFPVNWEIEPFNSTKNEVAIEKIELSYNTLKRTV, translated from the coding sequence ATGACTGATAAGAACAGCCAATATCCTCCGGTTGCCTTTTATTTTTCCGTCTATATCAACGGAATCAGAAGAGATGCCGGTGACAACTCCTTTCAGGAGGTCTCCGGTCTCAATGTTGAGTTGGAAACCGAAGATGTGGCCGAAGGGGGGGAAAACAGATTTGTTCATAATCTGCCCAAACAAATCAAACATCCTAAACTCGTTTTGAAGCGGGGGATTGCGGAAAAAAAATCGCCCTTGGTGGCTTGGTGCATGGAGGTACTGGAGTCGGATTTCGCCACCTCTTTTTCTCCAAAAGATATCCGTGTATACCTGCTCGGCAGAAACGGCGGGAAAGATGCTCTGCGTGGTTGGTCTATGGATAATGCCTTTCCAGTGAACTGGGAAATAGAACCCTTCAACTCGACCAAAAACGAAGTCGCAATTGAGAAGATAGAGCTCAGCTATAATACATTAAAGAGAACCGTGTAG
- a CDS encoding DUF5908 family protein: MAIEIKKLIIKTVIEQKNADPAQHISQHQDIEHLKAQLMSQCRQMIQDTLRREKER, translated from the coding sequence ATGGCAATAGAAATAAAAAAGCTCATCATTAAAACGGTGATTGAGCAAAAAAATGCAGATCCAGCTCAACATATATCGCAGCACCAGGATATTGAGCATCTAAAGGCACAGCTTATGAGTCAATGCCGTCAGATGATCCAGGATACGTTACGGCGTGAAAAGGAGAGATGA
- a CDS encoding ATP-binding protein has translation MTAALSPTAPASNAATLERECAWFEQVLDTAISLYFKQEEEPQFLRITDISPPDLTNDRSPYAQTVQQYRLGFAERLVLILALQPHLRPHVLDIFFTNNKNFDRGFTEFGGIKGNTHSGFLPTAETAAFLLAGNDLARRFKVLPIFDREHPFFRQNILRIEQLSSHEPFFSGALVISGEYLKRFTVGGDHKPDYSIHFPAKQVETKLSWSDLVLSPEVLEEVDNIRLWLEHHTTIMNDWGLGRSLKPGFRSLFYGPPGTGKTLTASLIGQSVGADVYRIDLSMVVSKFIGETEKNLANVFDQAENKNWILFFDEADALFGKRTQTSSSNDRHANQEISYLLQRVEDFPGTVILATNLKANIDEAFARRFQSVIYFPVPEADLRLRLWQGVLGDTCRLAEDVDLPELAEKYALAGGAILNVVRYGAIRAVRNQDGVITGRDLRKGIAREMQKEGKTL, from the coding sequence ATGACCGCTGCGCTCTCCCCCACTGCCCCCGCATCCAACGCCGCCACCCTAGAGCGAGAATGCGCCTGGTTTGAGCAGGTGCTGGACACCGCAATCAGCCTCTACTTCAAGCAGGAAGAGGAGCCTCAATTTCTGCGTATAACCGACATCTCTCCTCCGGATCTGACCAATGACCGTTCCCCCTATGCCCAGACGGTGCAGCAATACCGCCTTGGTTTTGCCGAACGGCTGGTGCTGATACTGGCCCTGCAGCCCCACCTCCGCCCGCATGTACTGGATATCTTTTTCACCAACAACAAAAATTTTGATCGAGGCTTCACCGAGTTCGGCGGCATAAAAGGCAACACCCACAGCGGCTTTCTGCCCACTGCCGAGACCGCTGCCTTTCTTTTGGCCGGAAACGATCTTGCCCGACGTTTTAAAGTACTGCCGATCTTTGATCGGGAACATCCCTTCTTTCGCCAAAATATCCTGAGGATAGAGCAGCTCAGCAGCCATGAGCCGTTTTTCAGCGGAGCCCTGGTGATCTCCGGGGAATACCTGAAGCGCTTCACGGTGGGCGGGGATCATAAACCAGATTACAGCATCCATTTCCCGGCTAAACAGGTGGAGACCAAGCTCTCCTGGTCAGACCTGGTGCTGTCCCCAGAGGTGTTGGAAGAGGTGGACAATATCCGCCTCTGGCTGGAGCATCACACGACCATTATGAACGACTGGGGCCTGGGCCGATCATTAAAACCCGGCTTCCGCAGCCTGTTTTACGGGCCTCCCGGTACGGGCAAGACCCTAACCGCCTCCCTGATCGGTCAATCCGTGGGTGCCGATGTCTATCGCATCGACCTGTCTATGGTGGTGTCCAAATTCATCGGTGAGACAGAAAAAAATCTGGCCAATGTTTTTGATCAGGCGGAAAACAAGAATTGGATCCTATTTTTTGACGAGGCTGATGCCCTATTCGGCAAACGGACCCAGACCTCCAGCTCCAATGACCGGCACGCCAATCAGGAGATCTCCTACCTCCTCCAGCGGGTGGAAGATTTCCCCGGTACCGTGATCTTGGCCACCAACCTCAAGGCCAATATCGACGAGGCCTTTGCCCGCCGCTTTCAGTCGGTGATCTACTTTCCCGTACCGGAAGCGGACCTGCGCCTGCGCCTTTGGCAGGGCGTGCTGGGGGATACATGTCGTTTAGCAGAGGATGTGGATCTGCCGGAACTGGCCGAGAAATACGCCCTGGCTGGCGGGGCTATCCTCAATGTGGTGCGCTATGGCGCGATCCGGGCAGTACGAAACCAGGACGGGGTGATCACAGGCCGAGACCTGCGCAAGGGCATTGCGCGGGAGATGCAGAAGGAGGGCAAGACCTTGTAG
- a CDS encoding Rpn family recombination-promoting nuclease/putative transposase gives MATKERYINLFTDYGFKKIFGEEPNKNLLLDFLNELLKEEQGEIQDLTYLKTEQLGDTDIDRKAIFDLYCENEQGEKFIVELQKSKQNFFKDRALYYSTFPIREQAERGEWNFKLKAVYTVAILDFVFDEDKDQPEKYRYDVKLSDIATKKVFYDKLTFIYLEMPKFSKGLDELTTRFDKWMYVIKNLNRLERLPDTLREQVFEQLFDTAEIARFTPDQVRSYEKSLKYYRDMKNSLDTAFDEGKEEGITEGRTEGKKEGRTEEKRQVVINGLQKGLDIKIIADLTGLSVEAIEKIAQEHSEEES, from the coding sequence ATGGCCACCAAAGAACGCTACATCAACCTGTTCACCGATTATGGATTCAAAAAAATCTTCGGCGAAGAGCCGAACAAGAATCTGCTCCTGGATTTTCTCAATGAACTGCTCAAAGAGGAGCAGGGCGAAATTCAGGATCTGACCTACCTGAAGACAGAACAGCTCGGTGACACTGATATTGATCGCAAGGCAATCTTTGATCTCTACTGTGAAAATGAGCAGGGCGAGAAATTCATTGTAGAGTTGCAGAAAAGCAAGCAGAATTTTTTCAAGGATCGCGCTCTCTATTACTCCACGTTTCCCATCCGTGAACAGGCAGAACGAGGCGAATGGAATTTCAAACTCAAGGCGGTTTATACTGTGGCGATCCTGGACTTTGTCTTTGACGAGGACAAGGATCAACCGGAGAAATACCGCTATGACGTCAAGCTGTCAGACATTGCAACAAAAAAGGTATTTTATGATAAATTAACCTTCATTTATCTGGAAATGCCCAAGTTCAGCAAAGGCTTGGATGAACTCACGACCCGGTTTGATAAATGGATGTACGTCATAAAGAACCTAAACCGGCTGGAACGGTTACCAGACACGCTACGGGAACAGGTTTTTGAGCAGCTTTTTGATACGGCTGAAATTGCCCGATTTACCCCAGACCAAGTACGCTCCTATGAAAAAAGCCTCAAGTATTATCGGGACATGAAAAATTCCCTGGATACGGCCTTTGATGAGGGGAAAGAAGAAGGGATAACAGAAGGACGGACAGAGGGGAAAAAAGAAGGAAGAACAGAAGAAAAAAGGCAGGTAGTCATCAACGGGCTGCAAAAAGGGCTTGATATAAAAATCATAGCTGATCTGACAGGATTGTCTGTGGAAGCCATTGAGAAAATCGCACAGGAACACTCTGAGGAAGAATCATAG
- a CDS encoding tyrosine-type recombinase/integrase encodes MSKIILVKKTLHKGRSRLKLLFNRDDEVIRHLRTIKDCRWSASISCWHIPFYSNHLSFLNRKFQGILQFRPAQEDATRHEPAIKKTKPDAPQVQVPKAFIEQMRMRRYSQNTINTYTSALARFLAFHVDQKPEEIKPEQIRKYILYLVEQSGVSASYQNQAINAIRLWFEGVLGQTLDPVVIPRPKRDKKLPDVLSEEEVALIFQQIKNLKHKALLYLIYSGGLRRSEVLNLKPADIDSARNCIIIRGGKGKKDRITLLSQKALELLREYYRQYQPKYWLFEGAYGGRYSTTSLRKIFQRALAKSGVRKKVTLHSLRHSFATHLLERGTDLRYIQALLGHSSSKTTEIYTHVTSKGFDNLKSPLDEMDI; translated from the coding sequence ATGTCAAAAATTATCTTGGTCAAAAAAACTCTGCATAAGGGTAGATCACGCCTCAAACTGCTCTTTAACCGAGATGACGAGGTGATTCGCCACCTGCGGACCATCAAAGACTGCCGCTGGAGTGCATCCATAAGCTGCTGGCATATCCCCTTTTACTCCAATCATCTCTCGTTCCTGAACAGAAAATTTCAAGGAATCCTTCAATTCCGTCCAGCGCAGGAAGATGCGACTCGTCACGAACCCGCCATAAAAAAGACCAAGCCGGACGCTCCCCAGGTACAGGTTCCGAAAGCCTTTATCGAACAGATGCGGATGCGGCGCTACAGCCAGAACACCATCAATACCTACACCTCAGCTCTGGCCCGGTTTCTCGCCTTTCATGTCGACCAAAAACCGGAGGAGATTAAGCCGGAGCAGATCAGAAAATACATCCTTTACCTGGTGGAACAGTCTGGGGTTTCGGCCAGCTACCAAAATCAGGCGATCAACGCCATCCGCCTTTGGTTTGAGGGGGTGCTGGGCCAGACCTTAGATCCGGTCGTTATCCCTCGGCCCAAACGGGATAAAAAGCTGCCCGATGTGCTGAGCGAAGAAGAGGTCGCCTTGATTTTCCAGCAGATCAAGAACCTCAAACATAAGGCCCTGCTCTATCTCATCTATTCCGGCGGGCTGCGGCGAAGCGAAGTGCTCAACCTTAAACCGGCTGATATTGATTCGGCCCGGAACTGCATCATCATTCGGGGCGGGAAGGGGAAGAAAGATCGGATCACCCTGCTTTCGCAAAAGGCTTTGGAATTGCTGCGGGAGTATTACAGGCAGTATCAGCCCAAGTATTGGCTTTTTGAAGGGGCTTATGGTGGCAGATACAGCACCACCAGTTTGCGGAAGATCTTTCAGCGGGCGTTGGCCAAGTCCGGGGTGCGGAAAAAGGTGACTTTGCACAGCCTGCGGCATAGCTTTGCTACCCATTTGCTGGAACGGGGGACTGATCTCCGCTATATTCAAGCTTTGTTGGGGCACAGCAGCTCGAAGACCACTGAGATTTACACGCATGTAACGTCGAAGGGGTTTGACAACCTGAAATCACCGTTGGATGAGATGGATATTTAG